Below is a window of Cytophaga hutchinsonii ATCC 33406 DNA.
TACGCATATCCAGCGGCGCATCGTAACGGATAGAGAATCCCCGTTCAGGCGTATCGATCTGATGAGATGAGATACCCAGATCACCTAATAAACCATCTACTTTATCTACTCCGTTCAGACGTAAATATTTTTTAATGTACCTGAAGTTGGCTGGAATCAAGGTGAAGTTTGGACCAATGAGATCTTTTGCGTTATCAACGGCATCAGCATCCTGATCAAAGGCGTACAGTTTACCACCTTTTAAGTGTTTTAAAATCTCACGGCTATGACCACCTCCGCCAAATGTTACATCGACGTAGATTCCTTCCGGATTAATGTTTAAACCCTCTACACTTTCTTTTAATAAGACCGGAACGTGATACATAAGCCTGTTATTCCTTTTTTGTTGGTGCTAAATATTTTTCTGCGAGCTGGGCAAATTCAGATGAATCCTGAATCAGGAACTTCTGATATAAGTCTGGCGACCATATCTCCACCCTGTTACCCATCCCCACTACTGTTATATCTTTTTCAAGCTGTGCATGTGCCATCAGCATTTTCGGGATCAGTAAGCGACCATTGCTATCCAGTTCAACTTCATTGATCCCGCGGAAGAAGTTCCGTTGAAATACCCGGTATTCTTCACTGAACTCATTCAAACCAGATACTTTCGAATAGATTTTCTTGAACTCTGTCTGCGAATACAACACAATACAGGATTCAAAACCCCGTGTCAAAACAACGTTTCCGGCATCGATATCAGGCAAATTGGACTTAATACGAGCAGGCAGGACCATTCGGCCCTTCGCGTCTACTGTACAGTCATATTCACCTGAAAAGAAT
It encodes the following:
- the mraZ gene encoding division/cell wall cluster transcriptional repressor MraZ gives rise to the protein MGFFSGEYDCTVDAKGRMVLPARIKSNLPDIDAGNVVLTRGFESCIVLYSQTEFKKIYSKVSGLNEFSEEYRVFQRNFFRGINEVELDSNGRLLIPKMLMAHAQLEKDITVVGMGNRVEIWSPDLYQKFLIQDSSEFAQLAEKYLAPTKKE